One window from the genome of Pararhizobium gei encodes:
- a CDS encoding 2-oxoglutarate dehydrogenase E1 component has protein sequence MARQEANEQFLLTSFLDGANASYIEQLHASYERDPASVSGEWQSFFKALQDQPDDVIKAAKGASWKKPNWPIAAKGDLVSALDGDWGTVEKVIEKKVQAKAEEKAVATGVAAVPGDVHQATRDSVRAIMLIRAYRMRGHLHAKLDPLEIAAPVDDYHELSPSNYGFGPEDMDRRIFIDNVLGLEYATLREIVDLLERTYCSTLGVEFMHISDPEIKGWIQERIEGKDKGVEFTPEGKKAILQKLIEAEGFEQFIDVKYKGTKRFGLDGGESLIPALEQIIKRGGQEGLKEIILGMAHRGRLNVLTNVMGKPHRAVFHEFKGGSAAPDDVEGSGDVKYHLGASSDREFDGNKVHLSLTANPSHLEIVNPVVMGKARAKQDQMAKVFEGDVIPLSERAQVMPLLLHGDAAFAGQGVTAEILGLSGLRGHRVAGTVHFIINNQIGFTTNPAFSRSSPYPSDVAKMIEAPIFHVNGDDPEAVTYAAKIATEFRMKFHKPVVVDMFCYRRFGHNEGDEPSFTQPKMYKVIRAHKTVVQIYGERLIAEGLISEGELEKMRADWRAHLEQEFEAGQSYKPNKADWLDGVWSGLRAADNQDEQRRGKTSVPMKVLKDVGRKLSEVPAGFNVHRTIQRFMDGRANMIQTGEGIDWAMAEALAFGSLAVEGTKIRLSGQDCERGTFSQRHTVLYDQETEERYIPLANLAPTQARYEVINSMLSEEAVLGFEYGYSLARPNALTLWEAQFGDFANGAQVIFDQFISSGERKWLRMSGLVCLLPHGYEGQGPEHSSARLERWLQMCAEDNMQVANVTTPSNYFHILRRQVKRDFRKPLILMTPKSLLRHKRAVSSLSDMAGETSFHRLLWDDAEVIKDGPIKLQKDAKIRRVVLCTGKVYYDLLEERERRGIDDIYLLRVEQLYPFPAKALINELSRFRNAEMVWCQEEPKNMGAWSFIDPYLEWVLAHIDAKYQRVRYTGRPAAASPATGLMSKHLAQLAAFLEDALGG, from the coding sequence ATGGCAAGGCAAGAAGCCAACGAGCAATTTCTGCTGACCTCGTTCCTCGACGGAGCGAACGCCAGCTATATCGAGCAGCTCCACGCGTCTTATGAAAGGGATCCGGCGTCGGTTTCCGGAGAGTGGCAGTCCTTCTTCAAGGCGCTGCAGGACCAGCCTGACGATGTGATCAAGGCCGCCAAGGGCGCCTCCTGGAAGAAGCCGAACTGGCCGATCGCCGCCAAGGGCGATCTGGTTTCGGCATTGGACGGCGACTGGGGTACAGTCGAGAAGGTTATCGAAAAGAAGGTGCAGGCCAAGGCCGAGGAAAAGGCTGTAGCGACCGGTGTTGCAGCAGTGCCTGGTGATGTGCACCAGGCGACCCGTGACAGTGTGCGCGCAATCATGCTGATCCGCGCCTATCGCATGCGCGGACACCTGCATGCCAAGCTCGACCCGCTTGAGATCGCCGCGCCTGTCGACGACTATCATGAACTGTCGCCGTCGAATTACGGATTCGGCCCCGAAGACATGGATCGCAGGATCTTCATCGATAATGTGCTGGGGCTGGAATATGCGACCCTTCGCGAGATCGTTGATCTTCTTGAGCGCACCTACTGCTCGACGCTCGGCGTCGAGTTTATGCATATATCCGATCCGGAAATCAAAGGCTGGATTCAAGAACGTATCGAAGGCAAGGACAAGGGCGTCGAGTTCACGCCTGAAGGCAAGAAGGCTATCCTGCAGAAGCTGATCGAGGCCGAAGGCTTCGAACAGTTCATCGACGTCAAGTACAAGGGGACCAAGCGTTTTGGTCTCGACGGCGGCGAATCGCTGATCCCGGCGCTGGAGCAGATCATCAAGCGCGGCGGCCAGGAAGGCCTCAAGGAAATCATTCTCGGTATGGCCCATCGCGGTCGCCTCAATGTCTTGACCAACGTCATGGGCAAGCCGCACCGTGCCGTGTTCCATGAGTTCAAGGGCGGCTCGGCAGCGCCGGACGACGTCGAAGGCTCCGGCGACGTGAAGTATCACCTGGGTGCCTCTTCCGACCGCGAATTCGACGGCAACAAGGTGCATCTGTCGCTGACGGCCAATCCGTCGCATCTCGAAATCGTCAATCCCGTTGTCATGGGCAAGGCGCGCGCCAAGCAGGACCAGATGGCGAAGGTCTTCGAAGGCGACGTTATTCCGCTGTCCGAGCGGGCGCAGGTCATGCCGCTTTTGCTGCACGGCGACGCCGCTTTCGCCGGCCAGGGCGTTACGGCAGAAATTCTCGGCCTGTCGGGCTTGCGCGGTCACCGCGTCGCCGGCACCGTGCATTTCATCATCAACAACCAGATCGGTTTCACCACCAACCCGGCGTTTTCACGCTCTTCGCCTTATCCGTCCGACGTGGCCAAGATGATCGAGGCGCCGATCTTCCATGTGAATGGCGACGATCCGGAAGCAGTGACTTACGCTGCAAAGATTGCCACCGAATTCCGGATGAAATTTCACAAGCCGGTTGTCGTGGACATGTTCTGCTATCGCCGCTTCGGCCACAATGAAGGCGACGAACCGTCCTTCACGCAGCCGAAGATGTATAAGGTCATCCGCGCCCACAAGACGGTTGTCCAGATCTACGGCGAACGCCTGATCGCGGAGGGCCTGATTTCGGAAGGCGAACTGGAAAAGATGCGCGCCGACTGGCGTGCCCATCTGGAACAGGAATTCGAAGCCGGACAGTCCTACAAGCCGAACAAGGCCGACTGGCTGGACGGTGTATGGTCGGGTCTTCGGGCCGCCGACAATCAGGACGAGCAGCGCCGCGGCAAGACCTCGGTGCCGATGAAGGTGCTGAAGGATGTCGGGCGCAAGCTGTCTGAAGTTCCGGCGGGCTTCAACGTCCATCGCACGATCCAGCGCTTCATGGATGGCCGCGCCAACATGATCCAGACCGGCGAAGGTATCGATTGGGCGATGGCGGAGGCGCTTGCCTTCGGCTCGCTCGCCGTCGAGGGCACGAAGATCCGACTGTCGGGCCAGGACTGCGAACGCGGCACCTTCTCGCAGCGTCATACCGTGCTTTACGATCAGGAAACGGAAGAGCGCTATATCCCGCTTGCCAATCTGGCGCCGACCCAAGCCCGTTACGAGGTGATCAACTCGATGCTCTCGGAAGAGGCGGTGCTTGGCTTCGAATATGGATATTCGCTTGCCCGCCCGAATGCACTGACCCTTTGGGAAGCCCAGTTTGGCGACTTCGCCAATGGCGCGCAGGTCATCTTCGACCAGTTCATCTCTTCCGGCGAACGCAAGTGGCTGCGTATGTCCGGTCTCGTGTGCCTTTTGCCGCACGGCTACGAAGGGCAGGGCCCGGAACATTCCTCTGCCCGTCTGGAGCGCTGGTTGCAGATGTGCGCCGAAGACAATATGCAGGTTGCCAATGTCACAACCCCGTCGAACTATTTCCACATCCTTCGCCGGCAGGTAAAGCGGGACTTCCGCAAGCCATTGATCCTGATGACACCGAAGTCGCTCCTGCGTCACAAGCGGGCGGTATCGAGCCTGTCGGACATGGCTGGCGAAACCTCTTTCCACCGCCTGCTCTGGGATGATGCCGAAGTCATCAAGGATGGCCCGATCAAGCTGCAGAAGGATGCCAAGATCCGGCGCGTCGTGCTCTGCACGGGCAAGGTCTACTACGACCTTCTGGAAGAGCGCGAGAGGCGTGGTATCGACGATATCTACCTGCTGCGCGTCGAACAGCTTTATCCGTTCCCGGCGAAGGCCCTGATCAACGAACTTAGCCGCTTCCGCAACGCGGAGATGGTCTGGTGCCAGGAAGAGCCGAAGAATATGGGCGCCTGGTCGTTCATCGATCCTTACCTGGAATGGGTGCTTGCCCATATCGACGCGAAGTATCAGCGCGTGCGCTATACGGGCCGTCCGGCCGCAGCGTCGCCTGCGACGGGTCTGATGTCGAAACATCTTGCCCAGCTGGCGGCCTTCCTAGAAGACGCGCTCGGCGGTTAA
- a CDS encoding YciI family protein translates to MAYFHPKPVPPCRTFPQDATPEEMAAMERHGAYGAERAGIGCAIAAAPVFAKDGVWGMAVVEASDEAAAQTLADHDPVIRAGLGFRFEIAAIPSLILRHVATPAA, encoded by the coding sequence ATGGCCTATTTCCATCCGAAACCGGTGCCGCCCTGCCGCACATTTCCTCAGGACGCGACGCCTGAGGAAATGGCCGCAATGGAGCGCCACGGCGCCTATGGGGCGGAACGGGCCGGGATTGGCTGCGCTATCGCCGCTGCCCCGGTTTTCGCGAAGGACGGGGTTTGGGGCATGGCTGTGGTGGAGGCCTCCGACGAGGCAGCCGCACAGACGCTTGCCGATCACGACCCTGTCATCCGCGCCGGCCTTGGTTTCCGGTTCGAAATTGCCGCGATACCCTCGCTTATTCTCAGGCATGTCGCCACACCTGCCGCATAA
- the lpdA gene encoding dihydrolipoyl dehydrogenase: MSYDLIVIGTGPGGYVCAVKAAQLGLKVGVIEKRATYGGTCLNIGCIPSKALLHASEVFHQTGHTIADLGVEVPAPTLNLPKMLAHKDATVKSNVDGVAFLFKKNKIDAFQGTGKVVAQGKVSVTNDAGEEQIIETKNIVIATGSDVAGIPGVQVDIDETIIVSSTGGLGLEKVPATMVVVGGGVIGLELGSVWSRLGAKVTVVEYLDTILGGMDGEVSKQFQRLLAKQGIDFKLGAKVTGVEKAETGAKVTFEPVKGGDAQSIDADVVLIATGRKAFTDGLGLAEAGVAMDARGRVEIDNHFLTSVPGIYALGDVVRGPMLAHKAEDEGVAVAEIIAGQAGHVNYDVIPSVVYTQPEVASVGKTEEELKAAGIAYKIGKFPFTANGRARAMLATDGFVKILADKETDRVLGGHIIGFGAGEMIHEIAVLMEFSGSSEDLGRTCHAHPTMSEAVKEAALATFFKPIHM, encoded by the coding sequence ATGTCTTATGATCTTATTGTCATCGGTACCGGACCCGGCGGTTATGTTTGCGCCGTGAAGGCGGCCCAACTCGGTCTCAAGGTCGGCGTCATAGAGAAACGCGCCACCTATGGCGGTACCTGCCTCAATATCGGCTGCATTCCGTCAAAGGCTCTGCTTCACGCGTCGGAAGTCTTCCACCAGACAGGCCATACCATTGCCGATCTGGGGGTTGAAGTTCCCGCGCCGACGCTCAACCTGCCCAAGATGCTGGCGCACAAGGATGCAACCGTAAAGTCAAACGTCGACGGCGTTGCCTTCCTGTTCAAGAAGAACAAGATCGATGCTTTCCAAGGCACCGGAAAAGTTGTCGCGCAAGGCAAAGTCTCAGTTACCAACGACGCCGGTGAAGAACAGATCATCGAGACGAAGAACATCGTCATCGCCACGGGATCGGATGTTGCGGGCATTCCGGGCGTGCAGGTCGATATCGACGAGACCATCATCGTGTCGTCCACGGGCGGCCTCGGTCTTGAAAAAGTGCCGGCGACGATGGTCGTCGTCGGTGGCGGCGTCATCGGGCTGGAGCTTGGCTCCGTCTGGTCGCGTCTTGGCGCCAAGGTCACGGTCGTTGAATATCTCGATACCATCCTGGGCGGCATGGACGGCGAAGTATCGAAGCAGTTCCAGCGCCTGCTTGCGAAACAGGGCATCGATTTCAAGCTCGGTGCCAAGGTAACCGGGGTCGAAAAGGCGGAGACCGGCGCCAAGGTGACCTTCGAGCCGGTCAAGGGCGGCGATGCCCAGTCGATTGACGCCGATGTCGTGTTGATTGCAACCGGCCGCAAGGCGTTCACGGATGGTCTCGGTCTTGCAGAAGCCGGTGTCGCCATGGATGCGCGCGGCCGCGTCGAAATCGACAATCACTTCCTGACGAGTGTCCCTGGCATCTATGCGCTGGGTGACGTTGTGCGTGGCCCGATGCTCGCCCATAAAGCGGAAGACGAGGGCGTTGCCGTGGCCGAAATCATTGCAGGCCAGGCCGGCCATGTGAACTACGATGTCATTCCGAGCGTTGTCTATACGCAACCCGAAGTCGCTTCGGTGGGCAAGACGGAAGAGGAACTGAAGGCGGCCGGCATTGCCTATAAGATCGGCAAGTTCCCGTTCACCGCCAATGGTCGTGCCCGCGCGATGCTGGCAACGGACGGTTTCGTGAAGATCCTTGCTGACAAGGAAACGGACCGTGTTCTCGGCGGCCATATCATCGGCTTCGGGGCAGGCGAAATGATCCACGAAATTGCCGTGCTGATGGAATTTTCCGGATCGTCCGAAGATCTGGGCCGCACCTGCCATGCGCACCCGACCATGTCGGAAGCTGTCAAGGAAGCAGCGCTGGCGACCTTCTTCAAACCGATCCACATGTAA
- the ftsZ gene encoding cell division protein FtsZ, with protein sequence MTEIKKPVISEMRPKITVIGVGGGGGNAINNMIAEGLQGADFVAANTDAQALTMSKAPRLIQLGAQVTEGLGAGSLPEVGRAAAEESIDEIMDHLGGTHMCFVTAGMGGGTGTGAAPVIAAAARKAGILTVGVVTKPFSFEGKRRMQAAEEGIERLREAADTVIVIPNQNLFRIADAKTTFADAFVIADRVLYSGVGCITDLIVKEGLINLDFADVKSVMKGMGRAMMGTGEASGDGRASKAAEAAIANPLLSEVSMKGARGVLISISGGSDMTLFEVDEAATRIREEVYEDADIVVGAIFDKNLDGVFRVSVVATGLDQQAPGADGGSRPAAANGTIDPNRSSTLQ encoded by the coding sequence ATGACAGAGATCAAGAAACCCGTGATTTCGGAAATGAGACCGAAGATCACTGTCATCGGCGTCGGCGGCGGTGGCGGCAATGCCATCAACAACATGATCGCGGAAGGCCTGCAGGGCGCCGATTTCGTCGCGGCCAATACCGATGCCCAGGCGCTCACCATGTCGAAGGCGCCGCGGCTGATCCAGCTCGGCGCGCAGGTGACCGAAGGGCTTGGGGCAGGTTCGCTTCCGGAAGTGGGCCGCGCGGCAGCCGAAGAATCGATTGACGAGATCATGGACCATCTTGGTGGCACGCATATGTGCTTCGTGACTGCCGGCATGGGCGGCGGCACCGGCACGGGTGCAGCGCCGGTGATCGCTGCCGCGGCCCGCAAGGCTGGCATCCTCACCGTCGGCGTCGTCACCAAGCCATTCAGCTTCGAGGGCAAGCGTCGCATGCAGGCGGCCGAGGAAGGCATTGAGCGGCTGCGTGAAGCGGCCGACACCGTCATCGTCATCCCCAACCAGAACCTTTTCCGGATCGCAGACGCCAAGACAACCTTCGCCGATGCCTTCGTAATCGCTGACCGCGTTCTCTATTCCGGCGTCGGCTGCATCACCGATCTGATTGTCAAGGAAGGCCTGATCAATCTCGACTTTGCCGATGTCAAATCGGTGATGAAGGGCATGGGCCGGGCCATGATGGGAACGGGCGAAGCAAGCGGTGACGGCCGTGCATCAAAGGCAGCCGAAGCCGCGATCGCCAATCCCTTGCTCAGCGAAGTTTCGATGAAAGGCGCCAGAGGCGTCCTGATCTCGATTTCCGGCGGATCGGACATGACCCTGTTCGAGGTAGACGAAGCGGCCACGCGCATCCGCGAGGAGGTCTACGAGGACGCGGACATCGTCGTCGGCGCCATCTTCGACAAGAATCTGGATGGGGTTTTCCGTGTCTCCGTGGTGGCCACCGGTCTCGATCAGCAAGCTCCGGGTGCGGACGGCGGATCGCGGCCTGCGGCGGCGAACGGAACTATCGACCCGAACAGGTCGTCCACGCTCCAGTAA
- a CDS encoding MAPEG family protein codes for MDTAELAASPFLTLLGWSVVLLVFHVGLQGMTATSELGSAWNAGPRDGSNKPEGKIAGRSARASANFQETYPAFVGLALALAVAGEPGGWGLMGAWLWMICRIIYIPLYLAGVPYVRSLVWVGSIIGLLVMTGVLIF; via the coding sequence ATGGATACGGCAGAACTGGCAGCCTCGCCATTTCTCACGCTCCTTGGATGGAGCGTGGTGCTGCTTGTTTTCCACGTCGGTCTTCAAGGCATGACCGCAACAAGCGAACTCGGATCGGCATGGAATGCCGGTCCGCGTGACGGGAGCAATAAACCCGAGGGTAAGATCGCCGGCAGGTCCGCCCGTGCGTCGGCAAATTTTCAGGAGACCTACCCCGCCTTTGTCGGGCTTGCCTTGGCGCTGGCCGTTGCGGGCGAGCCGGGCGGCTGGGGACTGATGGGGGCCTGGCTTTGGATGATCTGCCGGATTATCTATATTCCGCTTTATCTGGCCGGCGTTCCTTATGTCCGCTCCCTCGTATGGGTTGGCTCGATCATCGGCTTGCTCGTCATGACGGGCGTGCTTATCTTCTGA
- the sucD gene encoding succinate--CoA ligase subunit alpha: MSILVNKDTKVLVQGLTGKTGTFHTEQALAYYGTQMVGGIHPKKGGETWTGSKGESLPIFATVAEAKERTGANASVIYVPPAGAADAIIEAIEAEIPFITCITEGIPVMDMVRVKARLDRSKSRLLGPNCPGIMTPEECKIGIMPGSIFRKGSVGIVSRSGTLTYEAVFQTSNEGLGQTTAVGIGGDPVKGTEFIDVLEMFLADPATTSIIMIGEIGGAAEEDAAQFLIDEAKKGRKKPMAGFIAGRTAPKGRTMGHAGAVVSGGKGDAESKIAAMEAAGIKVSPSPARLGTTLVEVLKG, from the coding sequence ATGTCTATTCTCGTCAATAAAGACACCAAGGTCCTCGTTCAGGGCCTGACCGGCAAGACCGGCACCTTTCACACCGAGCAGGCGCTTGCCTATTACGGTACGCAGATGGTCGGCGGCATCCATCCGAAGAAGGGTGGTGAAACCTGGACCGGTTCGAAGGGCGAAAGCCTGCCGATCTTCGCGACCGTTGCCGAAGCCAAGGAACGGACCGGCGCCAATGCGTCCGTGATCTACGTTCCGCCGGCCGGTGCTGCGGATGCGATCATCGAGGCGATCGAAGCCGAGATCCCGTTCATCACCTGCATCACCGAAGGCATTCCGGTCATGGACATGGTCCGCGTCAAGGCTCGCCTCGACCGCTCGAAGTCCCGCCTGCTGGGTCCGAACTGCCCGGGCATCATGACACCGGAAGAGTGCAAGATCGGCATCATGCCGGGCTCGATCTTCCGCAAGGGTTCGGTCGGCATCGTCTCGCGCTCCGGCACGCTGACCTATGAAGCCGTGTTCCAGACATCAAACGAAGGCCTTGGCCAGACCACGGCTGTCGGCATCGGCGGCGACCCGGTCAAGGGAACCGAATTCATCGACGTGCTCGAAATGTTCCTCGCCGATCCGGCCACGACCTCGATCATCATGATCGGCGAAATCGGTGGCGCGGCCGAAGAAGACGCGGCTCAGTTCCTGATCGACGAAGCCAAGAAGGGCCGCAAGAAGCCGATGGCAGGCTTCATCGCCGGTCGCACGGCGCCGAAGGGCCGGACGATGGGCCATGCAGGCGCCGTGGTTTCGGGTGGCAAGGGCGATGCGGAATCCAAGATCGCGGCCATGGAAGCGGCCGGCATCAAGGTTTCGCCCTCCCCGGCACGCCTCGGCACGACACTGGTAGAGGTCCTGAAGGGCTAA
- the sucC gene encoding ADP-forming succinate--CoA ligase subunit beta: MNIHEYQAKALLKTFGAPVAEGVAIFSADEAEAAAKSLPGPLYVVKSQIHAGGRGKGKFKELGPDAKGGVRLAFSIDEAKAHVKEMMGNTLVTAQTGEAGKQVNRLYIEDGADIARELYLSLLVDRSVGRVAFVVSTEGGMDIEAVAHDTPEKIHTIAIDPEAGVTDADVAAISKALELTGAAAEDAKSLFPLLYKAFNEKDMALLEVNPLIVMKNDHLRVLDAKMSFDGNAIFRHEDVKALRDETEEDAKEIEASKWDLAYVALDGNIGCMVNGAGLAMATMDIIKLYGKEPANFCDVGGGAGKEKVAAAFKIITADPKVEGILVNIFGGIMKCDVIAEGVVAAVQEVGLKVPLVVRLEGTNVELGKKILNESGLAITAADDLDDAAKKIVAAINA; this comes from the coding sequence ATGAATATTCACGAATATCAGGCCAAGGCTCTGTTGAAGACCTTTGGCGCGCCGGTCGCCGAAGGTGTCGCCATCTTCTCGGCGGACGAGGCGGAAGCCGCAGCCAAGTCGCTTCCAGGTCCACTTTACGTGGTCAAGAGCCAGATCCATGCGGGCGGTCGCGGGAAGGGCAAGTTCAAGGAGCTTGGCCCCGATGCCAAGGGCGGCGTTCGTCTGGCCTTTTCCATCGACGAAGCCAAGGCGCATGTCAAGGAAATGATGGGCAACACGCTGGTAACGGCCCAGACCGGTGAAGCCGGCAAGCAGGTCAACCGCCTCTATATCGAGGACGGCGCCGACATTGCCCGCGAGCTTTATCTCTCGCTGCTGGTCGATCGCTCGGTCGGCCGCGTTGCCTTCGTGGTTTCCACCGAAGGCGGCATGGACATCGAAGCTGTCGCCCATGACACGCCCGAAAAGATCCACACCATCGCCATTGATCCGGAAGCCGGCGTCACGGATGCTGACGTTGCTGCCATCTCCAAGGCACTCGAACTGACAGGTGCTGCTGCCGAAGACGCAAAGTCGCTCTTCCCGCTGCTCTACAAGGCCTTCAACGAGAAGGACATGGCGCTGCTTGAGGTCAACCCGCTGATCGTCATGAAGAACGATCATCTGCGCGTTCTCGATGCCAAGATGTCGTTCGACGGCAATGCGATCTTCCGTCACGAAGACGTCAAGGCGCTGCGCGACGAGACCGAAGAGGACGCCAAGGAAATCGAGGCTTCCAAGTGGGATCTCGCCTACGTGGCGCTCGACGGCAATATCGGCTGCATGGTCAATGGCGCCGGTCTCGCCATGGCGACGATGGACATCATCAAGCTCTACGGCAAGGAGCCGGCGAACTTCTGCGACGTCGGCGGTGGTGCCGGCAAGGAAAAGGTGGCTGCGGCCTTCAAGATCATCACGGCCGACCCGAAGGTCGAGGGCATCCTCGTCAACATCTTCGGCGGCATCATGAAGTGCGACGTGATCGCCGAAGGCGTTGTCGCGGCCGTGCAGGAGGTTGGTCTTAAGGTTCCGCTCGTCGTGCGCCTCGAAGGCACCAATGTCGAGCTTGGCAAGAAGATCCTGAACGAATCGGGTCTTGCGATCACGGCGGCAGACGACTTGGACGACGCGGCCAAGAAGATCGTCGCTGCGATCAACGCATAA
- the odhB gene encoding 2-oxoglutarate dehydrogenase complex dihydrolipoyllysine-residue succinyltransferase, with protein MTTEIRVPTLGESVSEATVGTWFKKVGDTIKADEPLLELETDKVTIEVPSPAAGVLSEIVAAAGETVGLGALLGNIAEGAGASASAPAAAEKAAVPAAAPAAAAAAPAAPQAASAMPAAPAAAKMLTENNLSADQVDGSGKRGQVLKGDVIAAVAKGLSTPAASEPLKAATRGPSPAADAPREERVKMTRLRQTIAKRLKDAQNTAAMLTTYNEVDMSAVMDLRNRYKDLFEKKHGVKLGFMGFFTKAVTHALKEIPAVNAEIDGTDIVYKNFCHIGMAVGTDKGLVVPVIRDADQMSIAEIEKDLGRLAKSARDGSLSMADMQGGTFTITNGGVYGSLMSSPILNAPQSGILGMHKIQERPVVVGGQIVIRPMMYLALSYDHRMVDGKEAVTFLVRVKESLEDPERLVLDL; from the coding sequence ATGACCACAGAAATCCGCGTTCCTACCCTCGGCGAATCCGTAAGCGAAGCGACTGTCGGGACATGGTTCAAGAAGGTGGGCGATACCATCAAGGCCGACGAGCCGCTGCTTGAACTCGAAACCGACAAGGTAACCATCGAGGTTCCGTCTCCCGCCGCCGGCGTTCTCTCGGAAATCGTCGCAGCCGCCGGCGAGACCGTTGGACTTGGCGCATTGCTTGGCAACATCGCTGAGGGCGCTGGAGCCAGCGCTTCTGCTCCGGCCGCTGCCGAGAAGGCTGCCGTGCCCGCCGCTGCTCCTGCTGCAGCCGCAGCAGCGCCCGCAGCACCTCAGGCGGCATCCGCCATGCCGGCAGCTCCGGCGGCGGCCAAGATGTTGACGGAGAACAATCTTTCCGCCGATCAGGTCGATGGTTCGGGCAAGCGTGGCCAGGTTCTGAAAGGCGACGTGATCGCCGCGGTTGCCAAGGGTCTTTCGACGCCCGCCGCATCGGAGCCGTTGAAAGCCGCGACACGCGGTCCATCGCCTGCAGCGGATGCGCCCCGCGAAGAGCGTGTGAAGATGACGCGCCTGCGCCAGACCATTGCCAAGCGCCTGAAGGATGCCCAGAACACGGCAGCCATGCTGACCACCTACAACGAGGTGGACATGTCGGCCGTCATGGACCTGCGCAATCGCTACAAGGATCTGTTCGAGAAGAAGCACGGCGTCAAGCTCGGTTTCATGGGCTTCTTCACCAAGGCCGTGACACATGCGCTCAAGGAAATTCCTGCTGTGAATGCCGAGATCGACGGGACCGATATCGTCTACAAGAATTTCTGCCATATCGGCATGGCGGTCGGCACCGACAAGGGTCTGGTTGTCCCGGTCATTCGCGATGCCGACCAGATGTCGATCGCCGAAATTGAGAAGGATCTCGGTCGCCTTGCCAAGTCCGCTCGTGATGGCTCTCTGTCCATGGCCGACATGCAGGGCGGCACCTTCACGATCACGAACGGCGGAGTGTACGGTTCGCTGATGTCCTCGCCGATCCTGAATGCGCCGCAGTCCGGCATCCTCGGGATGCACAAAATCCAGGAACGTCCCGTTGTCGTCGGCGGTCAGATCGTCATCCGCCCGATGATGTATCTGGCGCTCTCCTACGATCACCGGATGGTGGACGGTAAGGAAGCAGTTACCTTCCTGGTCCGTGTCAAGGAAAGCCTGGAAGACCCTGAACGTCTGGTTCTGGACCTGTAA
- a CDS encoding SDR family oxidoreductase codes for MTSSDQPVLLVTGGSRGIGAAVCLSAAANGWAVAVNYASNRSAADAVVTQIEAAGGKAVAVEGDVGSEVGISAIFAAVDQTFGRLDGLINNAGIVGMKARIDEITAARLQRMLEVNVSGSILCAAEAVRRMSVRRGGKGGVIVNISSMAAVLGSAGQYVDYAASKGAIDTFTIGLSREVAEDGIRVNAVRPGIIDTGIHASGGLPDRARDLAPSVPMKRPGTAQEIADAVLYLISPSASYITGAILNVSGGR; via the coding sequence ATGACATCAAGCGATCAGCCCGTTCTTCTGGTTACCGGCGGCAGTCGCGGCATCGGTGCTGCCGTCTGCCTCTCTGCTGCTGCAAACGGCTGGGCCGTCGCGGTCAACTACGCGTCCAACCGGTCGGCCGCCGACGCTGTCGTCACTCAAATAGAGGCGGCGGGCGGGAAGGCGGTCGCTGTCGAAGGCGATGTCGGCAGCGAAGTGGGCATAAGCGCCATTTTCGCAGCGGTGGACCAGACTTTCGGCCGGTTGGACGGGTTGATCAATAATGCCGGCATCGTTGGCATGAAGGCCCGGATCGACGAGATTACCGCAGCGCGGCTGCAACGCATGCTGGAGGTCAACGTCTCGGGATCGATCCTCTGCGCGGCGGAGGCGGTGCGGCGCATGTCGGTTCGTCGCGGCGGCAAAGGCGGCGTCATCGTCAATATATCGTCCATGGCGGCGGTTCTCGGGTCGGCCGGGCAATATGTCGATTATGCCGCCAGCAAGGGCGCCATCGACACGTTCACCATCGGCCTGTCGCGTGAGGTGGCGGAAGACGGCATTCGCGTCAATGCGGTGCGGCCCGGCATTATCGACACCGGCATTCATGCCTCAGGCGGGCTTCCGGATCGCGCCCGCGACCTTGCACCGAGCGTTCCTATGAAGCGGCCGGGCACTGCGCAGGAAATTGCCGACGCCGTTCTCTATCTGATTTCACCTTCGGCGTCTTATATCACGGGCGCTATTCTCAACGTCAGCGGTGGACGATAG